One Phycisphaerae bacterium RAS2 DNA window includes the following coding sequences:
- the mnmG gene encoding tRNA uridine 5-carboxymethylaminomethyl modification enzyme MnmG: protein MSPMDRRFEIIVIGGGHAGAEAAWAAARLGIPTAMITMQREAIGRMSCNPAIGGIGKGQMVREIDALGGLMGLATDRAGIQFRMLNRRKGPAVWAPRAQCDRDLYAAAVQELLALTPNLDIIEGTIEAIETTDTSPSPEANGGVASKSVKAVRLTDGRVLACRCVIVTTGTFLRALMHTGKAKAEGGRIGEGSAVGLSACLREMELELGRLKTGTPPRIARDSVDYTVLEEQPGDNPPEPFSFLTDRIDQRQVSCWITYTGAPAHELIRANLHRAPMYTGQIESRGPRYCPSIEDKVVRFADKDRHQIFLEPEGYESDRIYCNGISTSLPVDVQECVVRSIVGLERARILQWGYAVEYDFVPPHQIDATLQAKNVAGLYLAGQINGTSGYEEAAGQGLLAGINAARRVLGREPVVLQRDQAYIGVMIDDLVTRGVIEPYRMFTSRAEYRLLLRSDNADARLTALGREIGLVDDARWARFTAKRDAITAIRSWSERTVIDGVPLSRWLARTDGESVERVPWRAWRFDGSGRDSSGGGLGTLPALPDDLAGVCGRLLDEAFESAAIEAKYGGYVRRQLREVERFRKMESRRIPDGLDYHTIRQLRFEARERLSSINPRSIGQAQRISGINPADIAVLLLHLESARRTGNP, encoded by the coding sequence ATGTCGCCCATGGATCGCCGTTTTGAAATCATCGTCATCGGCGGTGGCCACGCCGGCGCGGAGGCCGCCTGGGCTGCGGCGCGCCTGGGAATTCCCACGGCGATGATCACCATGCAGCGCGAGGCCATCGGCCGAATGAGCTGCAATCCGGCCATCGGCGGCATCGGCAAGGGGCAGATGGTCCGCGAGATCGACGCGCTGGGCGGTCTGATGGGACTTGCCACCGACCGCGCGGGCATTCAGTTCCGCATGTTGAATCGCCGCAAGGGGCCGGCTGTGTGGGCGCCGCGGGCGCAGTGTGATCGCGACCTGTACGCGGCAGCGGTGCAGGAGCTGCTCGCACTCACACCGAATCTCGACATCATCGAGGGAACAATCGAGGCGATTGAAACGACCGACACGAGTCCGTCGCCGGAAGCGAACGGCGGTGTAGCGTCGAAATCTGTCAAAGCCGTTCGCCTGACCGATGGCCGCGTGCTGGCGTGCCGGTGCGTGATTGTGACGACAGGGACGTTCCTCCGCGCGCTGATGCACACGGGCAAGGCGAAGGCCGAGGGCGGGCGGATCGGCGAAGGCAGCGCGGTCGGGTTGAGCGCCTGCCTGCGCGAGATGGAACTGGAACTGGGTCGCCTGAAGACGGGCACCCCGCCGCGCATTGCACGGGATTCAGTGGATTACACCGTGCTCGAGGAGCAGCCGGGCGACAACCCGCCCGAGCCGTTCTCGTTCCTGACGGACCGCATCGATCAGCGACAGGTGTCTTGTTGGATCACCTACACCGGCGCGCCGGCGCACGAATTGATCCGGGCGAACCTGCATCGCGCGCCGATGTACACAGGGCAGATCGAATCGCGCGGGCCGCGTTATTGCCCGAGCATCGAGGACAAGGTCGTTCGCTTCGCCGACAAGGACCGGCATCAGATTTTCCTGGAGCCAGAGGGCTACGAGAGCGACCGCATCTACTGCAACGGCATCAGCACGTCGCTGCCGGTCGATGTGCAGGAGTGCGTGGTGCGGTCGATTGTCGGGCTGGAACGGGCGCGGATTCTGCAATGGGGTTACGCGGTGGAGTACGACTTCGTGCCGCCGCATCAGATCGACGCGACGTTGCAGGCAAAGAACGTTGCCGGACTGTATCTCGCGGGCCAGATTAACGGCACCAGCGGCTACGAGGAGGCGGCTGGTCAGGGGCTGCTCGCGGGGATCAACGCGGCGCGGCGCGTGCTGGGGCGCGAGCCGGTCGTTTTGCAGCGCGATCAGGCCTACATCGGCGTGATGATCGACGATCTGGTGACGCGCGGCGTCATCGAGCCGTATCGCATGTTCACGTCGCGCGCGGAATATCGCCTGCTGCTTCGAAGCGACAACGCTGATGCGCGGCTGACGGCGCTGGGGCGGGAGATCGGCCTTGTGGACGACGCGCGGTGGGCGCGCTTTACGGCCAAGCGCGACGCGATCACCGCGATCCGGAGTTGGTCCGAGCGAACGGTCATCGACGGTGTGCCGCTTTCGCGGTGGCTGGCGCGGACGGACGGCGAATCAGTCGAGCGCGTGCCGTGGCGAGCGTGGCGCTTCGACGGAAGCGGGCGGGATTCAAGTGGCGGCGGATTGGGAACGCTTCCGGCGCTGCCGGATGACCTGGCGGGCGTCTGCGGTCGCTTGCTCGATGAGGCGTTTGAGTCGGCTGCAATCGAGGCGAAGTATGGCGGATACGTTCGGCGGCAGTTGCGTGAGGTCGAGCGCTTTCGAAAGATGGAGTCGCGCCGGATACCGGACGGACTGGATTATCACACGATCCGGCAACTTCGATTCGAGGCGCGCGAGCGATTGAGCAGCATCAATCCGCGCAGCATCGGCCAGGCCCAGCGGATCAGCGGAATCAATCCGGCCGATATCGCGGTGCTGCTGCTTCATCTGGAGTCGGCCCGGCGGACCGGCAATCCGTAA
- a CDS encoding FG-GAP repeat protein — protein sequence MSLRRQTFRLFKSASLWTCCLAVAALGTTCPFLGGDASPFPTPTGGNTAPRMQITNVITDFGNNFVQQGDPVVIQFNGSDAEDACVARIFASQSANPTAGQQVSVSEGIEIGPGFGSGIAQWDTTNVPIGAYTIFGEIDDGSFDPLSGTGNQPVRVAYGSVISIAPRGSQPLNSPPRLTFLEPLANLGLSVQDEVTVRYIYADTDSNNVQITLLLDKDRIPTNDDVNNPGDPLDPASNIIILPSAVRLNTDPTFDGDPAPPVDLAQLQSADSIELRTNPRTFGAPTVPGLLPFPGAPQDGEFKEYRFTIDFAQIPVRTQPYFLRATITDGVVTAHAYATGSITISSLASGLVDVGALGFSLAGARFQGFSAGENLGSIMQSARDLDGDGVDDFLLAGRFASPRNRFQSGAAYQIFGRSKLPFPLDTNGNGIPDVPAVDGTPIDFPTPPDYLPTPYDAANVGRFGGIISINSVGSFFRGTTYGMPLGRFPVPAVPGPLMDGAHPFSTSAGLTSITRLDVTLDGIDDMVFGLPYVGGAQDHGDDDPGDAGCDVPYSDNFPNEGNCSMAGNDDIGLTFGGLVVMVDGTNNIVTNFPQFVDAGTAGQFDPQAILDDEGFVQGGGSIPEGARLRGSYLDENAPQVVVDNEYGRTVGVLPAFSNTNLDSLVISSPGYNLPGFPPVVTPLARCGKVVIFEPNTFIAAGLVLDGVRSFPTFGICPAGACVGMMPTICCRTFRPMPNWVNVVGAAAGDELGFAGPAGQFNQDGRADVLMGAPGADRRIAAGGPILSNNGVFYVLFTPSGGFGNSQLTVLDPDSPPPPGAPIGPPRLEIRGSHAEDRFGAIQTAIQDVNGDGRDDVAFASPSYDHAVVGADAGYVGIIFGNRPLTGENGFTPEQVGTAALAGVRFTGAHGGAMAGASIASAGDFNRDGYGDLLIACPGEVRVINGVPRKGVAYLVFGSASPTFLTNNSGQGFSLAQVGVKVGNVTPLPGIVFVSRFAQGTIDEAPLDSVGGLGDIDGDGFDDIGVAAMRADFVNPSSPNQRRDEAGEVYTIYGNNQGTNNLGGG from the coding sequence ATGTCTCTACGTCGTCAAACTTTCCGCCTGTTCAAATCGGCCTCGCTCTGGACGTGCTGTTTGGCCGTCGCGGCGCTCGGCACGACCTGCCCGTTCCTCGGCGGCGATGCATCGCCGTTCCCCACGCCGACCGGCGGCAACACCGCGCCGCGCATGCAGATTACCAACGTCATCACCGACTTCGGCAACAACTTTGTGCAGCAGGGCGATCCGGTCGTCATTCAGTTCAACGGCAGCGATGCGGAGGATGCCTGCGTCGCGCGGATCTTTGCGTCGCAATCGGCCAACCCGACGGCGGGCCAGCAGGTTTCGGTTAGCGAAGGCATCGAGATCGGCCCCGGCTTCGGCAGCGGCATCGCGCAGTGGGACACGACCAACGTGCCGATCGGCGCGTACACGATCTTCGGCGAAATCGACGACGGTAGCTTTGATCCGTTGAGCGGCACGGGCAACCAGCCGGTGCGCGTAGCGTACGGCTCGGTGATTTCCATCGCGCCCCGCGGGTCGCAGCCGCTGAACAGTCCGCCGCGGCTGACGTTTCTGGAGCCGCTTGCGAACTTGGGCCTGTCGGTGCAGGACGAAGTCACGGTGCGCTACATCTACGCCGACACGGATAGCAATAACGTGCAGATCACGCTCCTGCTTGATAAAGACCGCATCCCGACCAATGACGACGTGAACAACCCCGGCGACCCGCTTGACCCGGCCAGCAACATCATTATTCTGCCGTCGGCCGTGCGATTAAACACCGACCCGACGTTTGACGGCGACCCCGCGCCGCCGGTCGACCTTGCCCAGCTTCAGTCGGCTGACAGCATTGAGCTTCGCACGAATCCACGCACATTTGGCGCGCCGACCGTGCCGGGGCTGCTGCCGTTTCCCGGCGCGCCGCAGGACGGCGAGTTCAAGGAGTACCGTTTTACCATCGACTTCGCGCAGATTCCGGTCCGCACCCAGCCGTACTTCCTCCGCGCAACGATCACCGATGGCGTGGTCACGGCCCATGCGTATGCGACCGGCTCGATTACGATTTCATCGCTGGCGAGCGGATTGGTGGATGTCGGCGCACTGGGCTTCTCGCTGGCCGGGGCGCGGTTCCAGGGCTTCAGCGCCGGTGAGAATCTCGGGTCCATCATGCAAAGTGCTCGGGATCTCGATGGGGACGGTGTGGATGACTTTCTGCTTGCGGGGCGATTCGCGAGCCCTCGAAATCGTTTCCAGTCGGGGGCGGCGTATCAGATTTTCGGTCGATCAAAGCTTCCATTTCCCTTGGATACCAATGGAAACGGGATCCCGGATGTGCCCGCCGTGGACGGGACACCCATCGATTTCCCGACGCCGCCTGACTATCTGCCGACTCCGTACGACGCCGCGAACGTCGGCCGTTTCGGCGGCATCATCAGCATCAACAGCGTGGGATCGTTCTTCCGCGGGACAACGTACGGCATGCCGCTTGGCCGGTTCCCGGTGCCGGCGGTCCCTGGGCCGCTTATGGATGGAGCGCATCCTTTTTCCACGTCTGCCGGGCTGACTTCCATCACGCGGCTTGATGTCACGCTTGACGGAATCGACGACATGGTATTTGGGCTTCCATACGTCGGTGGCGCGCAAGACCACGGTGACGACGATCCAGGCGACGCCGGCTGTGATGTTCCTTACAGCGACAATTTCCCTAACGAGGGGAATTGCAGCATGGCCGGAAATGATGACATAGGTCTCACGTTCGGCGGCTTGGTCGTTATGGTGGACGGAACGAACAACATCGTGACAAATTTTCCGCAGTTTGTTGACGCGGGCACGGCAGGTCAGTTTGATCCACAGGCAATCCTCGACGACGAAGGCTTCGTTCAAGGCGGTGGATCGATTCCAGAAGGCGCGAGACTCCGTGGTTCGTATCTCGATGAGAATGCTCCTCAAGTGGTCGTCGACAATGAGTACGGGCGTACTGTCGGAGTGTTGCCGGCGTTCTCGAACACGAACCTCGATTCACTCGTGATTTCGTCGCCCGGGTATAATCTGCCGGGATTCCCGCCGGTTGTGACGCCCTTGGCGCGATGCGGCAAGGTTGTCATTTTTGAGCCGAACACTTTCATCGCGGCAGGCCTCGTTCTCGATGGCGTTCGATCGTTTCCGACGTTCGGAATTTGCCCAGCCGGCGCATGTGTCGGCATGATGCCGACGATTTGCTGTCGCACTTTCAGGCCCATGCCGAACTGGGTAAATGTGGTCGGCGCTGCGGCCGGAGATGAACTAGGATTCGCCGGACCAGCCGGTCAGTTCAATCAGGATGGTCGGGCAGATGTCCTCATGGGCGCGCCGGGCGCAGATCGACGCATCGCCGCGGGCGGTCCGATCCTGTCCAACAACGGCGTTTTCTATGTGCTCTTCACGCCATCCGGTGGATTCGGCAATTCGCAATTGACTGTTCTGGATCCCGATAGTCCGCCGCCTCCGGGCGCGCCCATCGGCCCGCCTCGGCTGGAGATTCGGGGATCCCACGCAGAAGACCGGTTTGGCGCGATCCAGACAGCCATTCAAGATGTGAACGGGGATGGGCGTGATGATGTCGCTTTCGCGAGCCCCAGCTATGATCACGCAGTTGTCGGGGCCGATGCAGGTTACGTCGGTATCATTTTCGGCAACCGACCGCTGACCGGTGAAAACGGCTTTACGCCGGAGCAGGTTGGAACCGCGGCGCTGGCGGGGGTTCGGTTTACCGGTGCGCACGGCGGTGCCATGGCTGGGGCAAGCATCGCGAGTGCGGGCGACTTCAATCGTGATGGCTACGGCGATCTTCTGATTGCCTGCCCCGGCGAGGTGCGCGTGATCAATGGCGTGCCGCGAAAGGGCGTGGCCTATCTTGTCTTCGGCAGTGCTTCTCCGACCTTCCTGACGAACAACAGTGGCCAGGGATTCAGCCTCGCGCAGGTCGGAGTCAAAGTCGGTAACGTGACACCGCTGCCGGGCATCGTCTTCGTCAGCCGATTCGCGCAGGGCACGATCGACGAAGCGCCGCTCGATTCGGTCGGCGGCCTGGGTGACATCGACGGCGACGGATTTGATGACATCGGTGTAGCGGCCATGCGAGCCGATTTTGTGAATCCGTCGTCGCCCAATCAGCGCCGCGACGAAGCCGGCGAGGTGTACACCATCTACGGCAACAATCAGGGGACGAACAACCTCGGCGGCGGATGA
- the rimO_1 gene encoding Ribosomal protein S12 methylthiotransferase RimO — MLAQRISDELLPYVKQPSQYIGREFNQLARDGDWDAAQVRVVVGFPDAYTIGMSHLGCQILYWLCNHTPGVCAERVYCPWTDAEQVMRDKRIPLFTWDTRRPVSEADLFAVSLQYELGFTGFLQLLDLAGIPLRAAERDDRHPLVIVGGPQADNPEPVADFVDLVVIGDGEGAMAAILELYKELKSNGVRRRDMIEIMARRFPWAYAPSLYDVSYHADGTIAGVIPRAVGLPTQIERCQTPDFENAPFPTRPLVPFAEVVHDRMAVEVMRGCPQRCRFCHAGYTKRPVGVRSVEKILSILEDQYAATGQEEIGLLSLSTADYPHLRELSARVNERFAGRHVNISMPSLRVDKMLQNIPWMASSVRKGGLTIAVEAARDTLRAAIRKKVTDGNLMDGLVEAYKAGWNRIKTYFMVGFPGETADDIRGIYELSREMSAARKRIGKPPAFINASVGWLVPKPYTPFQWAAQPRIEYFQEARRILAAAVHAGRTKAVRVSTHDAKRSILEAVLSRGDRRLCATVEQAYRLGARFDGWDETFDYAVWLRAFEATGVDPDWYAHRERATDEILPWDHIRSGPKRDYLEDQYSDVFAKTAQPSPAPGVLPLPILA, encoded by the coding sequence ATGCTGGCTCAACGAATCAGCGATGAACTGCTTCCCTATGTGAAGCAACCGTCCCAATACATCGGACGCGAGTTCAATCAGCTCGCGCGCGACGGCGACTGGGACGCGGCGCAGGTGCGCGTCGTGGTCGGCTTCCCCGATGCGTACACGATCGGCATGTCGCACCTCGGCTGCCAGATCCTTTACTGGCTGTGCAATCACACCCCCGGCGTCTGCGCCGAGCGCGTCTATTGTCCCTGGACCGACGCCGAGCAGGTCATGCGCGACAAACGTATTCCGCTTTTCACCTGGGACACGCGCCGGCCGGTCAGCGAGGCGGACCTTTTCGCGGTCTCGCTCCAGTACGAGCTGGGCTTTACCGGATTTCTGCAATTGCTCGATCTCGCGGGCATTCCATTGCGCGCGGCGGAACGGGATGACCGTCACCCGCTGGTCATCGTCGGCGGGCCGCAGGCCGACAACCCCGAGCCGGTGGCCGACTTCGTGGACCTCGTTGTCATCGGCGACGGCGAAGGGGCGATGGCGGCGATTCTCGAACTGTACAAAGAGCTTAAATCAAACGGCGTGCGCCGGCGCGACATGATCGAGATCATGGCGCGGCGGTTTCCCTGGGCCTATGCCCCGAGCCTGTACGACGTGTCCTACCACGCCGACGGCACGATTGCAGGCGTAATTCCCCGCGCCGTCGGCCTGCCGACGCAGATCGAGCGATGTCAGACGCCGGACTTTGAGAACGCGCCGTTTCCCACGCGGCCGCTCGTTCCCTTTGCCGAAGTGGTTCACGACCGAATGGCCGTGGAGGTCATGCGCGGCTGCCCGCAGCGCTGCCGTTTCTGCCATGCCGGCTATACCAAGCGACCCGTCGGCGTGCGAAGCGTAGAGAAGATTCTCTCGATCCTGGAAGATCAATACGCCGCAACGGGGCAGGAAGAAATCGGCCTGTTGAGTCTTTCCACCGCCGATTACCCGCATTTGCGCGAGCTCTCGGCCCGCGTGAATGAGCGCTTTGCGGGGCGACACGTCAACATCTCCATGCCGTCGCTTCGCGTCGATAAGATGCTGCAGAACATACCGTGGATGGCAAGCAGCGTGCGCAAGGGCGGGCTGACCATCGCCGTCGAAGCCGCGCGCGACACGCTCCGCGCCGCGATTCGCAAGAAAGTCACCGACGGTAACCTGATGGACGGCCTCGTCGAGGCGTACAAAGCAGGCTGGAACCGCATCAAAACCTATTTCATGGTCGGTTTCCCCGGAGAGACGGCGGACGATATTCGCGGAATCTACGAACTTTCGCGCGAAATGTCGGCCGCGCGAAAGCGCATCGGCAAGCCGCCCGCGTTCATCAACGCGAGCGTCGGCTGGCTCGTGCCCAAGCCGTACACGCCGTTTCAGTGGGCCGCGCAGCCCCGCATCGAGTACTTTCAGGAAGCCCGGCGAATTCTCGCGGCAGCCGTGCACGCAGGCCGCACCAAGGCCGTCCGCGTCAGCACCCACGACGCAAAGCGGTCGATCCTTGAAGCGGTGCTGTCGCGCGGCGATCGGCGGCTTTGCGCGACGGTGGAACAGGCCTATCGACTCGGCGCGCGGTTTGATGGGTGGGATGAGACATTCGACTACGCAGTCTGGCTGCGCGCGTTCGAGGCGACGGGCGTTGACCCGGACTGGTATGCCCATCGCGAACGCGCGACCGATGAAATCCTCCCGTGGGACCACATTCGATCCGGCCCGAAGCGTGATTACCTGGAAGACCAGTATTCCGACGTGTTTGCCAAGACGGCGCAACCGTCGCCGGCGCCCGGCGTCCTGCCGCTGCCGATCCTGGCGTAG
- the murA gene encoding UDP-N-acetylglucosamine 1-carboxyvinyltransferase MurA has translation MDCFVITGGNRLRGTTSVNGAKNAALPIMAASILTEGETVLKGVPYLEDIKHLAVLLERLGVSVSRDEKGHIHLKVEDELNCHAEYELVRKMRASVCVMGPLLAKRRQAQVSLPGGCNIGDRPVELHVMGLQALGAEVELISGDIHLKAKQLKGTEMFLGGPFGSTVLGTANIMMAACLAKGTTIIESAACEPEVVDLANYLNACGAHITGHGTPRITIEGVKSLHGCEYTVIPDRIEAGTIMTAAAATNGEVTIPNCRLDHLLAFVDRLRAIGVNVERDAGGVTVSSSRRLMPVSVTTQPYPGFPTDLQAQIMVLLCLADGNSIITEKIFPDRFVHVAELSRMGARLRKEGPTVIVEGVKSLVGAPVMASDLRASAALVLAGLVAKGQTRVSRVYHIDRGYERFEQRLNALGADIKRLPE, from the coding sequence GTGGATTGCTTTGTCATTACCGGTGGCAACCGCCTTCGGGGGACGACTTCGGTCAATGGGGCAAAAAACGCCGCGCTGCCGATTATGGCGGCGTCGATCCTGACCGAAGGCGAGACCGTCCTGAAGGGCGTTCCGTACCTTGAAGACATCAAGCACCTTGCCGTTCTCCTGGAGCGGCTGGGTGTGAGCGTGTCGCGAGACGAAAAAGGTCATATCCATCTGAAGGTGGAGGATGAGCTGAATTGTCACGCGGAATACGAACTCGTGCGCAAGATGCGCGCCAGCGTCTGCGTGATGGGGCCGCTGCTGGCCAAGCGCCGCCAGGCGCAGGTCAGCCTTCCCGGCGGGTGCAACATCGGTGACCGACCGGTGGAACTGCACGTCATGGGGTTGCAGGCCCTCGGCGCCGAAGTCGAGCTGATCAGCGGCGACATTCATCTTAAAGCGAAGCAGTTGAAGGGCACCGAGATGTTTCTCGGGGGACCGTTCGGCTCGACGGTGCTCGGTACGGCCAACATCATGATGGCGGCGTGCCTCGCAAAAGGCACCACCATCATCGAGTCCGCGGCCTGCGAGCCGGAAGTCGTCGATCTTGCGAATTATCTGAACGCTTGCGGCGCGCACATCACCGGCCACGGCACCCCGCGTATCACCATTGAAGGCGTCAAGTCGCTGCACGGCTGCGAATACACCGTCATTCCTGACCGCATCGAGGCCGGCACGATCATGACGGCCGCCGCCGCCACGAATGGCGAGGTGACGATTCCCAACTGTCGGCTCGATCATCTTCTTGCGTTTGTGGACCGGCTGCGCGCGATTGGTGTCAACGTCGAACGTGATGCCGGCGGGGTCACGGTTTCGTCGTCGCGACGGCTCATGCCGGTCAGCGTTACGACCCAACCGTATCCGGGGTTCCCGACTGACTTGCAGGCGCAGATCATGGTGCTGCTCTGTCTGGCCGATGGGAACAGCATCATCACGGAGAAGATCTTCCCCGACCGATTTGTGCACGTGGCCGAGTTGAGCCGCATGGGAGCGCGGCTGCGTAAGGAAGGGCCGACCGTCATCGTGGAGGGGGTCAAGAGCCTGGTCGGGGCGCCGGTCATGGCGAGCGATCTGCGAGCCTCGGCGGCGCTGGTGCTGGCGGGCCTTGTGGCCAAGGGACAAACCCGGGTCTCCCGCGTGTATCATATTGATCGCGGCTACGAGCGCTTTGAGCAACGGCTCAATGCTCTGGGGGCCGACATCAAGCGGCTGCCGGAATGA